One stretch of Euphorbia lathyris chromosome 7, ddEupLath1.1, whole genome shotgun sequence DNA includes these proteins:
- the LOC136200637 gene encoding protein LAZ1 homolog 2-like isoform X2 has protein sequence MKAVRAWPDLLLPPRNLSDLKSKHGTTLFGPKPIVEIHTSICTKLAVLVGGCFAFLAVLLSIFLEFQHLTSYTNTSEQNWMVAVIFMVHVYASESIISLSNPKTSLACDILRTCYEAFALYAFGSYLVACLVMFLILTSLMVILVLSLPALLKDSTYQLIQGKRTCLE, from the exons ATGAAGGCAGTTCGAGCGTGGCCGGACCTTCTTCTTCCGCCAAGAAACCTAAGCGATCTAAAATCAAAACATGGAACAACGCTCTTTGGGCCTAAG CCTATCGTGGAGATACATACATCGATTTGCACCAAACTAGCTGTTTTAGTCGGAGGATGCTTTGCTTTTCTAGCAGTCCTGCTTTCCATTTTCCTTGAATTCCAACATCTTACATCATACACAAATACTTCG gaacaaaactGGATGGTTGCAGTTATTTTCATGGTTCATGTCTATGCTTCGGAGTCG ATCATTTCATTGTCGAATCCCAAAACCTCACTTGCCTGTGACATTTTAAGAACTTGCTATGAAGCATTCGCTCTATATGCTTTTGGTAGCTATTTGGTTGCTTGTCTAG TAATGTTTCTGATTCTCACATCATTAATGGTCATCCTGGTCCTCTCCCTTCCTGCCCTTCTCAAG GATTCAACTTACCAGTTGATTCAGGGAAAACGTACATGCTTAGAATAA
- the LOC136200637 gene encoding protein LAZ1 homolog 2-like isoform X3 — translation MKAVRAWPDLLLPPRNLSDLKSKHGTTLFGPKPIVEIHTSICTKLAVLVGGCFAFLAVLLSIFLEFQHLTSYTNTSEQNWMVAVIFMVHVYASESIISLSNPKTSLACDILRTCYEAFALYAFGSYLVACLVHVGCVAKINPEAPLDKVCVLS, via the exons ATGAAGGCAGTTCGAGCGTGGCCGGACCTTCTTCTTCCGCCAAGAAACCTAAGCGATCTAAAATCAAAACATGGAACAACGCTCTTTGGGCCTAAG CCTATCGTGGAGATACATACATCGATTTGCACCAAACTAGCTGTTTTAGTCGGAGGATGCTTTGCTTTTCTAGCAGTCCTGCTTTCCATTTTCCTTGAATTCCAACATCTTACATCATACACAAATACTTCG gaacaaaactGGATGGTTGCAGTTATTTTCATGGTTCATGTCTATGCTTCGGAGTCG ATCATTTCATTGTCGAATCCCAAAACCTCACTTGCCTGTGACATTTTAAGAACTTGCTATGAAGCATTCGCTCTATATGCTTTTGGTAGCTATTTGGTTGCTTGTCTAG TCCATGTTGGTTGTGTTGCCAAGATCAACCCTGAAGCGCCTCTTGACAAAGTCTGTGTTCTCAGCTGA
- the LOC136200637 gene encoding protein LAZ1 homolog 2-like isoform X1 translates to MKAVRAWPDLLLPPRNLSDLKSKHGTTLFGPKPIVEIHTSICTKLAVLVGGCFAFLAVLLSIFLEFQHLTSYTNTSEQNWMVAVIFMVHVYASESIISLSNPKTSLACDILRTCYEAFALYAFGSYLVACLGETPFMACVIDHSVPFHSIKWCHCLYLNVPGSLQEFKLRF, encoded by the exons ATGAAGGCAGTTCGAGCGTGGCCGGACCTTCTTCTTCCGCCAAGAAACCTAAGCGATCTAAAATCAAAACATGGAACAACGCTCTTTGGGCCTAAG CCTATCGTGGAGATACATACATCGATTTGCACCAAACTAGCTGTTTTAGTCGGAGGATGCTTTGCTTTTCTAGCAGTCCTGCTTTCCATTTTCCTTGAATTCCAACATCTTACATCATACACAAATACTTCG gaacaaaactGGATGGTTGCAGTTATTTTCATGGTTCATGTCTATGCTTCGGAGTCG ATCATTTCATTGTCGAATCCCAAAACCTCACTTGCCTGTGACATTTTAAGAACTTGCTATGAAGCATTCGCTCTATATGCTTTTGGTAGCTATTTGGTTGCTTGTCTAGGTGAGACACCTTTCATGGCTTGCGTAATTGATCATTCTGTTCCCTTTCATAGCATAAAATGGTGCCACTGTCTATATCTTAATGTCCCTGGCTCCCTGCAGGAATTCAAACTCAGATTCTAG